The following proteins are co-located in the Micromonospora viridifaciens genome:
- a CDS encoding ABC transporter substrate-binding protein: MKLFKGLASPRAGGTRRGARAMGIAAVAVLALSACSAGGGDSSGDSAGGKLTFSNWQFLEDGKGPILWDAVKDYTGPDGNVSLTKIEIPFANYADKLSTELGAGGGPDVMVLQDSQFASLADAGVLEPLDDISKELGDSLNGTNKAGFFQDKQFGFNWERPTYNTVIYNKDLFAELGLKVPTTFEEFLTTAKTIKEKRGIAGWAGRHQTAEIDGWTLEMANWVYGFGGGLSDGKALTIDAPANVKAVEAFLETFKSGVAPIGDDASTFRAKFGQGQVGMLFENSGVATTLTSNPKNAINGQNLGAAPLPMANAGSNSQLIIAVNAASKHKAAAKDFVRWVLSEKGQTALRAGLGASAMATDVKPDPEFLKANPWATQFLEAAKTSRSTLVEGFETESKVIWREFLTAVEDLRVNGGDVAAKLAGVQKALEAELG, encoded by the coding sequence CGCCGTGCTTGCACTGAGCGCATGCAGCGCGGGCGGGGGTGACTCGTCCGGCGACAGCGCCGGCGGCAAACTGACCTTCTCCAACTGGCAGTTCCTCGAGGACGGCAAGGGCCCGATCCTCTGGGACGCGGTGAAGGACTACACCGGCCCCGACGGGAATGTCTCGCTGACGAAGATCGAGATCCCGTTCGCGAACTACGCCGACAAGCTCAGCACCGAGTTGGGTGCAGGCGGCGGGCCGGACGTGATGGTGCTGCAGGACAGCCAGTTCGCGTCGCTCGCCGACGCCGGGGTGCTCGAGCCGCTCGATGACATCTCGAAGGAGTTGGGCGACTCGCTGAACGGCACCAACAAGGCGGGCTTCTTCCAGGACAAGCAGTTCGGGTTCAACTGGGAGCGGCCGACCTACAACACGGTCATCTACAACAAGGACCTCTTCGCCGAGCTCGGCCTGAAGGTCCCCACGACGTTCGAAGAGTTCCTCACCACCGCGAAGACCATCAAGGAGAAGCGCGGCATCGCCGGGTGGGCCGGGCGCCACCAGACCGCCGAGATCGACGGCTGGACGCTCGAGATGGCGAACTGGGTCTACGGCTTCGGCGGCGGACTGAGCGACGGCAAGGCGCTCACGATCGACGCCCCCGCGAACGTCAAGGCGGTCGAGGCCTTCCTGGAGACCTTCAAGTCCGGCGTCGCGCCGATCGGCGACGACGCGTCGACCTTCCGCGCGAAGTTCGGCCAGGGCCAGGTCGGCATGCTGTTCGAGAACTCGGGCGTCGCGACCACCCTCACGAGCAATCCCAAGAACGCGATCAACGGCCAGAACCTGGGTGCCGCGCCACTTCCCATGGCGAACGCGGGCTCCAACTCGCAGCTGATCATCGCCGTCAACGCGGCGAGCAAGCACAAGGCTGCTGCGAAGGACTTCGTGCGCTGGGTGCTCAGCGAGAAGGGACAGACCGCCCTCCGCGCCGGTCTGGGTGCCTCGGCGATGGCCACTGATGTCAAGCCCGACCCCGAGTTCCTCAAGGCGAACCCGTGGGCCACTCAGTTCCTCGAGGCCGCGAAGACCTCGCGCTCGACCCTCGTCGAGGGTTTCGAGACCGAGAGCAAGGTTATCTGGCGCGAATTCCTGACGGCTGTCGAGGACCTGCGGGTCAACGGCGGTGACGTTGCGGCGAAGCTTGCCGGCGTGCAGAAGGCGCTCGAGGCAGAGCTCGGCTGA